From a single Pseudoliparis swirei isolate HS2019 ecotype Mariana Trench chromosome 12, NWPU_hadal_v1, whole genome shotgun sequence genomic region:
- the esr1 gene encoding estrogen receptor isoform X1, protein MGGAFLISFSFFPLFFHCSNLVGGSLRQIGERDWKNSGHFKLPDGLCWNKGKRQSPAQSRQPCGPVVGPRISPALSELETLSPHRPSPPPRAHFSDMYPEESRGSGGVATVDFLEATYDYAAPTPAPTPLYSHSTPGYYSAPLDSHRPPSDGSLQSLGSGPASPLVFVPSSPRLSPFLHPPSHHYLETTSTHVYSVPSSQQSVPREDQCGPSDESYSLGESGAGAGAGGFEMAKDTRFCAVCSDYASGYHYGVWSCEGCKAFFKRSIQGHNDYMCPATNQCTIDRNRRKSCQACRLRKCYEVGMMKGGVRKDRGRILRRDKRRTGTGDRDKASKNLEPRTGPAQDGRKRSSSACAGGKSLVTSMPPDQVLLLLQCAEPPILCSRQKLSRPYTEVTMMTLLTSMADKELVHMITWAKKLPGFLQLGLHDQVQLLESSWLEVLMIGLIWRSIHCPGKLIFAQDLILDRNEGDCVEGMAEIFDMLLATASRFRLLKLKPEEFVCLKAIILLNSGAFSFCTGTMEPLHDTAAVQHMLDTITDTLIHHISQSGGPVQQQSRRQAQLLLLLSHIRHMSNKGMEHLYSMKCKNKVPLYDLLLEMLDAHRLHRPDKPGEPWFNADGEPLSTASNDNNNSSSSGGGGFSGGSGSGPRVSLESPSRAPTVLQYGGSHSDCTHIL, encoded by the exons ATGGGAGGAGCCTTTTTGatatctttttccttttttcccctttttttccattgCAGTAACTTGGTGGGCGGAAGCTTAAGGCAGATAGGGGAAAGAGACTGGAAGAATAGTGGACACTTCAAGTTGCCGGACGGGCTTTGTTGGAATAAAGGCAAGAG GCAGAGCCCAGCGCAGAGCAGACAACCTTGTGGACCAGTAGTCGGACCCAGGATCAGCCCAGCCCTCTCAGAACTGGAGACCCTCTCCCCGCACcgaccctcacctccaccacgtGCCCACTTCAGTGACATGTACCCTGAAGAGAGCCGGGGGTCTGGAGGGGTAGCCACTGTAGACTTCCTGGAAGCGACATACGACTATGCCGCTCCCACCCCTGCCCCGACTCCTCTTTACAGCCACTCCACCCCTGGCTACTACTCCGCTCCTCTGGACTCCCACAGACCACCCTCAGATGGCAGTCTTCAGTCCCTGGGGAGTGGGCCCGCCAGTCCTCTAGTGTTTGTACCCTCCAGCCCCCGACTCAGTCCCTTTTTGCACCCACCCAGCCACCACTATTTGGAAACCACCTCAACACACGTCTACAG CGTCCCATCCAGTCAGCAGTCGGTTCCCAGAGAAGACCAGTGCGGCCCCAGTGACGAGTCTTACAGTCTGGGGGAGTCGGGGGCCGGAGCGGGGGCCGGGGGCTTTGAGATGGCCAAAGATACGCGTTTCTGTGCCGTGTGCAGCGACTACGCCTCTGGGTACCACTACGGggtgtggtcctgtgagggcTGCAAGGCCTTCTTCAAGAGGAGCATCCAGG GTCACAATGACTATATGTGCCCAGCAACCAATCAGTGCACTATTGACAGGAATCGGAGGAAGAGCTGCCAGGCGTGTCGTCTTAGGAAGTGTTACGAAGTGGGCATGATGAAAGGAG GTGTGCGCAAGGACCGTGGGCGTATTCTGCGGCGTGACAAACGGCGCACCGGCACCGGGGACCGAGACAAGGCCTCCAAGAACCTGGAGCCCCGGACCGGGCCGGCTCAGGACGGGAGGAAACGCAGCAGCAGCGCTTGTGCAGGAGGAAAATCCCTGGTGACGAGCATGCCTCCGGACCAG gtgctcctcctgctccagtgCGCCGAGCCCCCCATCCTGTGCTCTCGGCAGAAGCTGAGCCGACCCTACACCGAGGTCACCATGATGACCCTGCTCACCAGCATGGCCGATAAGGAGCTCGTCCACATGATCACCTGGGCCAAGAAGCTTCCAG gtttcctgcagctgggccTCCACGACCAGGTGCAGCTGCTGGAGAGCTCCTGGCTGGAGGTGCTGATGATCGGGCTCATCTGGAGGTCCATCCACTGCCCCGGGAAACTTATCTTTGCCCAGGACCTAATACTAGACAG GAACGAAGGCGACTGCGTCGAAGGCATGGCGGAGATCTTCGACATGCTGTTGGCCACTGCTTCCCGCTTCCGCCTGCTCAAACTGAAACCTGAGGAGTTTGTTTGTCTCAAAGCGATCATCTTGCTTAACTCTG GCGCCTTCTCGTTCTGCACAGGCACGATGGAGCCCCTCCACGACACCGCGGCCGTTCAGCACATGCTGGACACCATCACAGACACGCTCATACATCACATCAGCCAATCGGGGGGCCCGGTTCAGCAGCAGTCGAGACGGCAGGcccagctgctcctcctgctctcccacATCCGACACATGAG CAACAAAGGCATGGAGCATCTCTACAGCATGAAGTGCAAGAACAAAGTGCCTCTGTACGACCTGCTGCTGGAGATGCTGGACGCGCACCGCCTCCACCGCCCGGACAAACCAGGTGAGCCGTGGTTCAACGCCGACGGAGAGCCTCTCTCCACCGCcagcaacgacaacaacaacagcagcagcagcggcggcggcggcttttCAGGAGGATCCGGTTCAGGACCCCGAGTCAGCCTGGAGAGCCCGAGCAGAGCCCCCACAGTCCTGCAGTACGGAGGGTCCCACTCTGATTGCACCCACATCCTATGA
- the esr1 gene encoding estrogen receptor isoform X2: MCESNLVGGSLRQIGERDWKNSGHFKLPDGLCWNKGKRQSPAQSRQPCGPVVGPRISPALSELETLSPHRPSPPPRAHFSDMYPEESRGSGGVATVDFLEATYDYAAPTPAPTPLYSHSTPGYYSAPLDSHRPPSDGSLQSLGSGPASPLVFVPSSPRLSPFLHPPSHHYLETTSTHVYSVPSSQQSVPREDQCGPSDESYSLGESGAGAGAGGFEMAKDTRFCAVCSDYASGYHYGVWSCEGCKAFFKRSIQGHNDYMCPATNQCTIDRNRRKSCQACRLRKCYEVGMMKGGVRKDRGRILRRDKRRTGTGDRDKASKNLEPRTGPAQDGRKRSSSACAGGKSLVTSMPPDQVLLLLQCAEPPILCSRQKLSRPYTEVTMMTLLTSMADKELVHMITWAKKLPGFLQLGLHDQVQLLESSWLEVLMIGLIWRSIHCPGKLIFAQDLILDRNEGDCVEGMAEIFDMLLATASRFRLLKLKPEEFVCLKAIILLNSGAFSFCTGTMEPLHDTAAVQHMLDTITDTLIHHISQSGGPVQQQSRRQAQLLLLLSHIRHMSNKGMEHLYSMKCKNKVPLYDLLLEMLDAHRLHRPDKPGEPWFNADGEPLSTASNDNNNSSSSGGGGFSGGSGSGPRVSLESPSRAPTVLQYGGSHSDCTHIL; the protein is encoded by the exons TAACTTGGTGGGCGGAAGCTTAAGGCAGATAGGGGAAAGAGACTGGAAGAATAGTGGACACTTCAAGTTGCCGGACGGGCTTTGTTGGAATAAAGGCAAGAG GCAGAGCCCAGCGCAGAGCAGACAACCTTGTGGACCAGTAGTCGGACCCAGGATCAGCCCAGCCCTCTCAGAACTGGAGACCCTCTCCCCGCACcgaccctcacctccaccacgtGCCCACTTCAGTGACATGTACCCTGAAGAGAGCCGGGGGTCTGGAGGGGTAGCCACTGTAGACTTCCTGGAAGCGACATACGACTATGCCGCTCCCACCCCTGCCCCGACTCCTCTTTACAGCCACTCCACCCCTGGCTACTACTCCGCTCCTCTGGACTCCCACAGACCACCCTCAGATGGCAGTCTTCAGTCCCTGGGGAGTGGGCCCGCCAGTCCTCTAGTGTTTGTACCCTCCAGCCCCCGACTCAGTCCCTTTTTGCACCCACCCAGCCACCACTATTTGGAAACCACCTCAACACACGTCTACAG CGTCCCATCCAGTCAGCAGTCGGTTCCCAGAGAAGACCAGTGCGGCCCCAGTGACGAGTCTTACAGTCTGGGGGAGTCGGGGGCCGGAGCGGGGGCCGGGGGCTTTGAGATGGCCAAAGATACGCGTTTCTGTGCCGTGTGCAGCGACTACGCCTCTGGGTACCACTACGGggtgtggtcctgtgagggcTGCAAGGCCTTCTTCAAGAGGAGCATCCAGG GTCACAATGACTATATGTGCCCAGCAACCAATCAGTGCACTATTGACAGGAATCGGAGGAAGAGCTGCCAGGCGTGTCGTCTTAGGAAGTGTTACGAAGTGGGCATGATGAAAGGAG GTGTGCGCAAGGACCGTGGGCGTATTCTGCGGCGTGACAAACGGCGCACCGGCACCGGGGACCGAGACAAGGCCTCCAAGAACCTGGAGCCCCGGACCGGGCCGGCTCAGGACGGGAGGAAACGCAGCAGCAGCGCTTGTGCAGGAGGAAAATCCCTGGTGACGAGCATGCCTCCGGACCAG gtgctcctcctgctccagtgCGCCGAGCCCCCCATCCTGTGCTCTCGGCAGAAGCTGAGCCGACCCTACACCGAGGTCACCATGATGACCCTGCTCACCAGCATGGCCGATAAGGAGCTCGTCCACATGATCACCTGGGCCAAGAAGCTTCCAG gtttcctgcagctgggccTCCACGACCAGGTGCAGCTGCTGGAGAGCTCCTGGCTGGAGGTGCTGATGATCGGGCTCATCTGGAGGTCCATCCACTGCCCCGGGAAACTTATCTTTGCCCAGGACCTAATACTAGACAG GAACGAAGGCGACTGCGTCGAAGGCATGGCGGAGATCTTCGACATGCTGTTGGCCACTGCTTCCCGCTTCCGCCTGCTCAAACTGAAACCTGAGGAGTTTGTTTGTCTCAAAGCGATCATCTTGCTTAACTCTG GCGCCTTCTCGTTCTGCACAGGCACGATGGAGCCCCTCCACGACACCGCGGCCGTTCAGCACATGCTGGACACCATCACAGACACGCTCATACATCACATCAGCCAATCGGGGGGCCCGGTTCAGCAGCAGTCGAGACGGCAGGcccagctgctcctcctgctctcccacATCCGACACATGAG CAACAAAGGCATGGAGCATCTCTACAGCATGAAGTGCAAGAACAAAGTGCCTCTGTACGACCTGCTGCTGGAGATGCTGGACGCGCACCGCCTCCACCGCCCGGACAAACCAGGTGAGCCGTGGTTCAACGCCGACGGAGAGCCTCTCTCCACCGCcagcaacgacaacaacaacagcagcagcagcggcggcggcggcttttCAGGAGGATCCGGTTCAGGACCCCGAGTCAGCCTGGAGAGCCCGAGCAGAGCCCCCACAGTCCTGCAGTACGGAGGGTCCCACTCTGATTGCACCCACATCCTATGA
- the esr1 gene encoding estrogen receptor isoform X3, producing the protein MCERQSPAQSRQPCGPVVGPRISPALSELETLSPHRPSPPPRAHFSDMYPEESRGSGGVATVDFLEATYDYAAPTPAPTPLYSHSTPGYYSAPLDSHRPPSDGSLQSLGSGPASPLVFVPSSPRLSPFLHPPSHHYLETTSTHVYSVPSSQQSVPREDQCGPSDESYSLGESGAGAGAGGFEMAKDTRFCAVCSDYASGYHYGVWSCEGCKAFFKRSIQGHNDYMCPATNQCTIDRNRRKSCQACRLRKCYEVGMMKGGVRKDRGRILRRDKRRTGTGDRDKASKNLEPRTGPAQDGRKRSSSACAGGKSLVTSMPPDQVLLLLQCAEPPILCSRQKLSRPYTEVTMMTLLTSMADKELVHMITWAKKLPGFLQLGLHDQVQLLESSWLEVLMIGLIWRSIHCPGKLIFAQDLILDRNEGDCVEGMAEIFDMLLATASRFRLLKLKPEEFVCLKAIILLNSGAFSFCTGTMEPLHDTAAVQHMLDTITDTLIHHISQSGGPVQQQSRRQAQLLLLLSHIRHMSNKGMEHLYSMKCKNKVPLYDLLLEMLDAHRLHRPDKPGEPWFNADGEPLSTASNDNNNSSSSGGGGFSGGSGSGPRVSLESPSRAPTVLQYGGSHSDCTHIL; encoded by the exons GCAGAGCCCAGCGCAGAGCAGACAACCTTGTGGACCAGTAGTCGGACCCAGGATCAGCCCAGCCCTCTCAGAACTGGAGACCCTCTCCCCGCACcgaccctcacctccaccacgtGCCCACTTCAGTGACATGTACCCTGAAGAGAGCCGGGGGTCTGGAGGGGTAGCCACTGTAGACTTCCTGGAAGCGACATACGACTATGCCGCTCCCACCCCTGCCCCGACTCCTCTTTACAGCCACTCCACCCCTGGCTACTACTCCGCTCCTCTGGACTCCCACAGACCACCCTCAGATGGCAGTCTTCAGTCCCTGGGGAGTGGGCCCGCCAGTCCTCTAGTGTTTGTACCCTCCAGCCCCCGACTCAGTCCCTTTTTGCACCCACCCAGCCACCACTATTTGGAAACCACCTCAACACACGTCTACAG CGTCCCATCCAGTCAGCAGTCGGTTCCCAGAGAAGACCAGTGCGGCCCCAGTGACGAGTCTTACAGTCTGGGGGAGTCGGGGGCCGGAGCGGGGGCCGGGGGCTTTGAGATGGCCAAAGATACGCGTTTCTGTGCCGTGTGCAGCGACTACGCCTCTGGGTACCACTACGGggtgtggtcctgtgagggcTGCAAGGCCTTCTTCAAGAGGAGCATCCAGG GTCACAATGACTATATGTGCCCAGCAACCAATCAGTGCACTATTGACAGGAATCGGAGGAAGAGCTGCCAGGCGTGTCGTCTTAGGAAGTGTTACGAAGTGGGCATGATGAAAGGAG GTGTGCGCAAGGACCGTGGGCGTATTCTGCGGCGTGACAAACGGCGCACCGGCACCGGGGACCGAGACAAGGCCTCCAAGAACCTGGAGCCCCGGACCGGGCCGGCTCAGGACGGGAGGAAACGCAGCAGCAGCGCTTGTGCAGGAGGAAAATCCCTGGTGACGAGCATGCCTCCGGACCAG gtgctcctcctgctccagtgCGCCGAGCCCCCCATCCTGTGCTCTCGGCAGAAGCTGAGCCGACCCTACACCGAGGTCACCATGATGACCCTGCTCACCAGCATGGCCGATAAGGAGCTCGTCCACATGATCACCTGGGCCAAGAAGCTTCCAG gtttcctgcagctgggccTCCACGACCAGGTGCAGCTGCTGGAGAGCTCCTGGCTGGAGGTGCTGATGATCGGGCTCATCTGGAGGTCCATCCACTGCCCCGGGAAACTTATCTTTGCCCAGGACCTAATACTAGACAG GAACGAAGGCGACTGCGTCGAAGGCATGGCGGAGATCTTCGACATGCTGTTGGCCACTGCTTCCCGCTTCCGCCTGCTCAAACTGAAACCTGAGGAGTTTGTTTGTCTCAAAGCGATCATCTTGCTTAACTCTG GCGCCTTCTCGTTCTGCACAGGCACGATGGAGCCCCTCCACGACACCGCGGCCGTTCAGCACATGCTGGACACCATCACAGACACGCTCATACATCACATCAGCCAATCGGGGGGCCCGGTTCAGCAGCAGTCGAGACGGCAGGcccagctgctcctcctgctctcccacATCCGACACATGAG CAACAAAGGCATGGAGCATCTCTACAGCATGAAGTGCAAGAACAAAGTGCCTCTGTACGACCTGCTGCTGGAGATGCTGGACGCGCACCGCCTCCACCGCCCGGACAAACCAGGTGAGCCGTGGTTCAACGCCGACGGAGAGCCTCTCTCCACCGCcagcaacgacaacaacaacagcagcagcagcggcggcggcggcttttCAGGAGGATCCGGTTCAGGACCCCGAGTCAGCCTGGAGAGCCCGAGCAGAGCCCCCACAGTCCTGCAGTACGGAGGGTCCCACTCTGATTGCACCCACATCCTATGA